A genomic segment from Luteolibacter ambystomatis encodes:
- a CDS encoding PA14 domain-containing protein — MWWRIGLVVAAGLGGIAGGEEPVDRASAAREFAGSGKEALRELKLEGTITWVDAGRDSLVVQDDSGAVRLELDRPMRDVEVGRKVMIEGMAKAEKGVLFCRSKPLLGDEGKPDFREKSARVHLTAGRHPLRLEYYQRGGRKTLQLLYEGPGIPRQPVPPAMLSHPLADGTREPGLAYAVYGGRWEKMPVFGRESPVSFGVAHQFDPATGGRDGDYGLVFSGALEVPVDGDYSFHLTADDGCRFHLDEQPVKVSVMGAVDLPGARTIVVGQKWDAADDYRRVEMEGTVATLGHGDGRWYFDLVADGSALAVEVVDNGDGQAPRLPLLGSRVKVSGACYGTPGEDGHAMAAGLLVSGMEHVRVQSVRVGLWAETPLSRISGLSREGHPAGTLIRLRGKVVRGGEEGVPLGRWQRNHSICSVAFAAIGQGGNG, encoded by the coding sequence TTGTGGTGGAGGATTGGCTTGGTCGTGGCGGCCGGGCTGGGGGGAATCGCGGGTGGGGAAGAGCCTGTGGATCGGGCGTCCGCGGCGCGTGAATTCGCGGGTTCGGGAAAGGAGGCGCTGAGGGAGCTGAAGCTGGAGGGCACGATCACGTGGGTGGATGCGGGCCGGGACTCACTGGTGGTGCAGGATGATTCCGGGGCGGTGCGTTTGGAACTGGATCGACCGATGCGCGATGTGGAGGTGGGTCGGAAGGTCATGATTGAAGGTATGGCGAAGGCGGAGAAGGGCGTGTTGTTCTGCCGTTCCAAGCCCCTGCTCGGGGATGAGGGAAAGCCGGATTTCCGGGAGAAGTCGGCCAGGGTGCATCTGACGGCGGGACGTCATCCGCTGCGGCTGGAATATTACCAGCGTGGCGGGAGGAAGACCTTGCAACTGTTGTATGAGGGGCCGGGCATTCCCCGGCAGCCGGTTCCGCCCGCCATGCTGTCTCATCCGCTGGCGGATGGCACTCGGGAGCCCGGGCTTGCCTATGCGGTCTATGGGGGACGCTGGGAGAAGATGCCGGTATTCGGTCGCGAGAGTCCGGTGTCGTTCGGTGTCGCCCATCAGTTCGATCCCGCGACGGGCGGGCGCGATGGTGATTACGGACTGGTGTTCTCCGGCGCTCTCGAAGTGCCGGTGGACGGTGACTATTCGTTCCACCTCACCGCGGATGACGGATGCCGGTTCCATCTCGATGAGCAACCGGTGAAGGTGTCCGTCATGGGGGCTGTGGATCTGCCGGGGGCCCGTACCATCGTCGTGGGGCAGAAGTGGGACGCTGCGGACGACTACCGGCGTGTGGAGATGGAGGGAACGGTCGCGACTCTGGGCCACGGGGATGGACGCTGGTATTTCGATTTGGTGGCGGATGGCAGCGCGCTTGCGGTGGAGGTCGTGGACAACGGGGATGGACAAGCGCCACGATTGCCTCTGCTCGGCAGCCGCGTGAAGGTGAGCGGCGCGTGTTACGGCACGCCGGGCGAGGATGGGCATGCCATGGCGGCCGGGTTGTTGGTGTCCGGAATGGAGCATGTCCGGGTGCAGTCGGTGAGGGTGGGGTTGTGGGCGGAGACTCCCTTGTCGCGGATCTCCGGACTCAGCCGGGAAGGGCATCCCGCAGGGACGTTGATCCGTCTCCGGGGGAAGGTGGTGCGAGGTGGGGAGGAAGGGGTTCCGCTTGGACGATGGCAGCGGAACCATTCGATTTGCTCCGTTGCCTTCGCCGCCATCGGACAAGGAGGGAATGGTTGA
- the tnpA gene encoding IS66 family insertion sequence element accessory protein TnpA, protein MKQDCIGRIRFSREQRDALLDAYQSSGSSGPQFCALHGVKYQTFATWLQKRKRDDGRYPVSGPAPAAPLFLPAVVEKFPTGIPPVGSVGLEVRLPGGATLLIRDETDVSLAARVIQRLSGGAAC, encoded by the coding sequence GTGAAACAGGACTGTATCGGCAGGATCCGCTTTTCGCGGGAGCAGCGTGACGCGTTGCTTGATGCTTACCAATCCAGTGGATCGAGCGGCCCGCAGTTTTGCGCCTTGCACGGAGTGAAGTATCAGACTTTCGCCACGTGGCTTCAGAAGCGCAAACGCGACGACGGCCGCTATCCGGTCTCCGGCCCCGCTCCTGCCGCGCCGCTGTTCCTCCCGGCTGTGGTGGAGAAGTTCCCGACAGGCATCCCGCCGGTTGGCTCCGTGGGGCTGGAGGTGAGGCTTCCGGGAGGAGCGACGCTTCTCATCCGCGATGAAACGGACGTGTCGTTGGCCGCGCGGGTGATCCAGCGCCTGTCCGGAGGTGCTGCATGTTGA
- the tnpB gene encoding IS66 family insertion sequence element accessory protein TnpB (TnpB, as the term is used for proteins encoded by IS66 family insertion elements, is considered an accessory protein, since TnpC, encoded by a neighboring gene, is a DDE family transposase.), with protein MLSFSGSLKVFVAVEPCDMRRSFNGLHDAVTTKLQEDPKSGAIFAFTNKRRSLLKILYWDGSGLWILAKRLERGTFSWPKGTEVRDGKLRLSSTALAFLLDGIDMRDGCKRPWYEST; from the coding sequence ATGTTGAGTTTTTCGGGAAGCCTCAAGGTCTTCGTGGCAGTGGAGCCTTGCGACATGCGCCGCAGCTTCAACGGCCTGCACGATGCTGTGACCACCAAACTTCAGGAAGATCCGAAGAGCGGCGCGATCTTCGCCTTCACCAACAAGCGGCGCTCGCTGCTCAAAATCCTCTACTGGGACGGAAGCGGGCTTTGGATTTTGGCAAAACGGCTTGAACGCGGGACCTTTTCCTGGCCCAAGGGCACGGAGGTCCGCGATGGCAAGCTGCGCCTGAGTTCCACCGCACTGGCCTTCCTGCTTGATGGCATCGACATGCGCGACGGCTGCAAGCGGCCGTGGTATGAGTCCACTTGA
- a CDS encoding transposase domain-containing protein encodes MGAKNWLFIGREAAGDKAAILYTVVENCRRLGIDPKDYLTDVLTRLPGMQNHEVAALTPSNWLKTQRTVATRRAA; translated from the coding sequence TTGGGCGCGAAGAACTGGCTGTTCATCGGCCGCGAAGCCGCCGGGGACAAGGCGGCCATCCTCTATACTGTCGTGGAGAACTGCCGCCGCCTCGGAATCGATCCAAAGGACTATCTCACCGACGTGCTCACCCGGCTACCCGGGATGCAAAACCACGAGGTTGCGGCCCTGACCCCGTCCAACTGGCTGAAAACCCAACGGACTGTAGCGACCCGTCGCGCCGCGTAA